A genome region from Firmicutes bacterium HGW-Firmicutes-1 includes the following:
- a CDS encoding type II toxin-antitoxin system death-on-curing family toxin, translated as MVETINIDNVTVFHRKIIEKTGGSMGIRDEKLLYSALNRGFSTFKGEYLYKSDVEKISAITHSLISNHAFVDGNKRVGISTMLLLLKLNKIEITYSQDELIILGLRVASNNYSFEDIVEWINSRIV; from the coding sequence ATAGTGGAGACGATAAATATAGACAATGTGACTGTATTCCATCGAAAGATTATAGAAAAAACAGGTGGAAGCATGGGGATAAGAGACGAAAAGTTGCTCTATAGTGCATTAAATAGAGGATTTAGCACTTTCAAGGGGGAGTATTTATACAAATCTGATGTAGAAAAAATATCTGCTATTACCCATTCGTTAATATCAAATCATGCTTTTGTTGATGGTAACAAAAGAGTCGGAATCTCAACTATGCTATTACTATTAAAACTAAATAAGATAGAAATTACATATTCACAGGATGAGTTAATTATTCTGGGGTTAAGGGTTGCATCAAATAATTATTCCTTTGAAGATATAGTTGAATGGATTAATTCAAGAATTGTATAA
- a CDS encoding GNAT family N-acetyltransferase: MSSEYIIRLIRKEELRDLLNLYKHLENGDLELEDCKALYDLWDSIYEDPNLYYIVAEKDGLLVSTCTISIIKNLTRGMRFYGLIENVVTHSEHRNRGLGKSVLKMAVDIAKDNHCYKVMLLTGSKKKETLNFYKSAGFKDDVKTGFIIKL, translated from the coding sequence ATGAGTAGTGAGTATATAATAAGACTGATAAGAAAAGAAGAGTTAAGAGATTTGCTAAATTTATACAAGCATTTAGAGAATGGAGACTTAGAATTAGAAGATTGTAAAGCTTTATATGATTTATGGGATAGTATATATGAAGACCCTAATTTATATTATATAGTTGCTGAGAAAGACGGGTTATTGGTGTCTACATGTACTATTTCAATCATTAAGAATTTAACTAGAGGAATGCGTTTTTATGGATTGATTGAAAATGTAGTCACGCATTCAGAACACAGAAATCGGGGGCTTGGTAAGAGTGTACTTAAGATGGCCGTAGATATAGCAAAGGATAATCATTGTTATAAAGTTATGTTGTTAACTGGTTCGAAGAAAAAAGAAACATTGAATTTTTATAAGAGTGCAGGGTTTAAAGATGATGTGAAAACAGGATTTATAATAAAACTATAG
- a CDS encoding B12-binding domain-containing radical SAM protein, with the protein MIIKLIQPRMMMRPMDTQLKTRMAPSLGLLTIANILHKEHTVIIENENIEDINFNEVVDIVGITVTVDVMIRATEIAKIYQSKGISVVAGGIHITAFPDAIKKYFDVLSVGLAEKTWPAIIRDLQDGKLKKIYWCSSEIKGSEIISPGYHLIDMKKYLYCNIISTSRGCPFQCDFCYNSCEAYKKLYINRPIKDVITDIKTIGKRHIMFIDDNFIGNPKWTLEFVRAIRPMGLKWNAAVSANIVDMLDLLDEMALSGCESLFIGFESLNENALKNVHKGQNNILKYESLVEEIHKREIMINASFVFGLDEDDVTTFQTTLDWIVKNKIETVTSHILTPYPGTKVYDEFVKNGRITNFDFSKYNTANVVFKPQNMTAEELYNGYIWIYKQIYSTKNIFRRMPKTHKQRVAYFLFNFLYRKFGKATEKLCELITYERVGKIAEKLSYHL; encoded by the coding sequence ATGATAATTAAGTTGATACAACCGAGGATGATGATGAGGCCAATGGATACGCAACTGAAAACTAGAATGGCCCCATCACTCGGATTATTGACAATAGCAAATATACTTCATAAAGAACATACAGTTATAATTGAGAATGAAAATATTGAAGATATCAATTTTAATGAAGTGGTAGATATTGTAGGCATTACTGTCACTGTTGATGTTATGATACGTGCAACAGAAATTGCAAAGATCTACCAAAGTAAGGGCATTTCTGTTGTAGCAGGGGGTATACATATTACTGCATTTCCAGACGCAATAAAAAAATACTTTGATGTTCTATCTGTTGGTTTAGCGGAGAAAACATGGCCTGCTATTATTCGAGATCTTCAGGATGGAAAACTGAAAAAAATATATTGGTGCAGTAGCGAAATTAAAGGTAGTGAGATTATTTCACCAGGATATCATTTGATAGATATGAAAAAGTACTTATACTGTAATATTATCAGTACAAGTAGAGGATGTCCGTTTCAATGCGATTTTTGTTACAACAGTTGTGAAGCATACAAAAAATTATATATTAACAGACCAATTAAAGATGTAATTACAGACATAAAAACAATCGGTAAGAGACATATAATGTTCATAGATGACAATTTTATTGGTAATCCCAAGTGGACATTAGAATTTGTCAGAGCGATAAGACCCATGGGATTAAAATGGAATGCGGCAGTTTCGGCAAACATAGTCGATATGCTTGATTTGCTGGATGAAATGGCTCTTTCCGGATGTGAAAGTTTATTTATTGGATTTGAAAGCTTGAATGAAAATGCTCTAAAAAATGTTCATAAAGGTCAGAATAATATCTTGAAATATGAGAGTTTGGTTGAAGAAATTCATAAGCGTGAAATAATGATTAATGCTAGTTTTGTTTTTGGTCTAGATGAGGATGATGTTACAACGTTTCAGACGACGTTGGACTGGATCGTAAAGAATAAAATCGAAACGGTTACTTCTCATATACTTACGCCGTATCCCGGAACTAAAGTTTATGATGAGTTCGTCAAAAATGGAAGAATCACAAATTTTGACTTTTCAAAGTACAATACTGCTAATGTTGTATTTAAGCCACAAAATATGACAGCTGAAGAACTTTATAATGGATACATATGGATTTATAAACAAATTTACTCTACAAAAAATATATTTAGAAGGATGCCAAAGACACATAAACAACGAGTAGCTTATTTTTTGTTTAACTTTCTATACCGCAAATTTGGAAAAGCAACTGAAAAATTATGTGAATTGATTACTTATGAGCGTGTTGGTAAAATTGCAGAAAAGCTTTCCTACCATTTATAG
- a CDS encoding GNAT family N-acetyltransferase yields MGMKMKTKDKNFTIRFAKEDDVGIILRFIRELAEYEDLLDQVVATEEVLYDALFRRRSAEVIIGEYNNEPIGFALFFHNFSTFLGQAGIYLEDLYIRPDMRGKGLGKIMISFLGKVAKERGCGRLEWWCLDWNESSINFYKNLGAVAMDEWTVYRISGEDLDNLAKDEE; encoded by the coding sequence ATGGGTATGAAAATGAAAACCAAAGATAAGAATTTTACGATAAGATTTGCAAAAGAAGATGATGTAGGTATTATTCTTAGATTTATTAGAGAACTGGCTGAGTATGAGGATTTATTGGATCAAGTAGTAGCAACAGAAGAGGTTCTATATGATGCATTGTTTAGACGAAGGTCAGCAGAAGTAATAATAGGAGAATATAACAATGAGCCAATTGGATTTGCGTTGTTTTTCCATAATTTTTCGACATTTCTAGGGCAAGCAGGAATATATCTAGAAGATTTATATATCAGACCAGATATGAGAGGGAAAGGGCTAGGAAAGATAATGATATCTTTTTTAGGAAAAGTAGCGAAAGAAAGAGGATGTGGAAGGTTGGAGTGGTGGTGCTTAGATTGGAATGAATCATCAATAAATTTTTACAAGAATTTAGGTGCCGTGGCAATGGATGAATGGACAGTATATCGTATCAGTGGAGAAGATCTTGATAATTTAGCGAAAGATGAAGAATAA